One Phoenix dactylifera cultivar Barhee BC4 chromosome 8, palm_55x_up_171113_PBpolish2nd_filt_p, whole genome shotgun sequence genomic window carries:
- the LOC103721331 gene encoding uncharacterized protein LOC103721331 yields MSKTLILLLSLLSLSSLPIPSSSFPALGLDTFLADQARRDARAANDSFHALPTVLRKGLAASLPSPDHAALVSYLLSFQISVPVYVKLVGSFSAAAPSLLHSFASAALSSAHFHAIGARPHHLAVGHAFHLDPSHSPLAPQISTAIRAHLDSAPAPLYRSALVSVPHFIVDRIIQEDFEREDSSAAPGFYIYLLNLEPQSKPYAYSYDASDASPAFSKCLGTLWTGKERYVWIDLAAGPVDYGPALSGEGLLPRGEFHPLAALHGRPKSEKALLSDLASLVLSAYQALLVPSLRIPVFFESSLLIQFVHIHGSDARDPTGLDWKSVEQTLRESDLAYKDQSLTFRSYSVKFSECPICSFAIARSTNSFTSRFLFENYTLIVSEYLDSKRLRQILSDSVEEIHRLAEIPEEGYDKVLPVYVFDLDYDKLLLLDRYHQAIAFRDMVIAVRTRSSQTVSDYSCNGRHVITQTRNLDRPIVGSVLQSMWGVSPTHLSWSPEHNSTLVDYTWSVGQTPFGPFAETLSLSFVQRDAARRNVLLTTLNYSITSAIDVLASMAAHGGDRKLLKKNRHAVFVQRWNLFKYKLEKVVSALSHLDYEKAVYFLRSSDHDLYAIHTLIYEASQELEASLVCFKDPPFPWASVSLAAVFVFGFFYVYSRRHKIFRSKRKQF; encoded by the coding sequence ATGTCAaaaaccctaatcctcctcctGTCTCTTCTCTCCCTTTCCTCCCTCCCGATCCCCTCGTCCTCGTTCCCGGCTCTCGGACTCGACACCTTCCTCGCCGACCAGGCCCGCCGGGATGCTCGCGCCGCCAACGACTCCTTCCACGCCCTCCCCACCGTCCTCCGCAAGGGTCTCGCCGCCTCCCTCCCCTCCCCGGACCACGCCGCCCTTGTCTCCTACCTCCTCTCATTCCAGATCTCCGTCCCCGTCTACGTCAAGCTCGTCGGCTCTTTCTCCGCTGCcgctccctccctcctccactCGTTCGCCTCCGCCGCCCTCTCCTCCGCCCACTTCCACGCCATCGGCGCCCGCCCCCACCACCTTGCCGTCGGCCACGCCTTCCACCTCGACCCCTCCCACTCCCCCCTTGCCCCCCAGATCTCCACCGCCATCCGAGCCCACCTCGACTCTGCCCCCGCCCCGCTCTACCGCTCCGCCCTCGTCTCGGTCCCCCACTTCATTGTCGATCGGATCATCCAGGAGGATTTCGAGCGGGAGGACTCGAGCGCGGCCCCAGGGTTCTACATCTATTTGCTGAATCTCGAACCCCAGTCCAAGCCCTACGCGTACTCCTACGACGCTAGTGATGCCTCGCCGGCTTTCTCCAAGTGCTTGGGGACTCTCTGGACCGGGAAGGAGCGTTACGTGTGGATTGACCTTGCTGCCGGACCGGTGGACTACGGGCCGGCCCTCTCCGGCGAGGGCTTGCTTCCACGAGGTGAGTTCCACCCTTTGGCCGCCCTTCATGGGCGACCCAAATCGGAAAAGGCTCTGCTTTCCGACCTTGCCTCTTTAGTTCTAAGCGCATACCAGGCCCTCCTGGTTCCATCTCTGAGGATTCCTGTCTTCTTCGAGAGCTCACTCCTGATCCAGTTCGTCCACATCCATGGATCTGATGCTCGGGATCCTACTGGTTTGGATTGGAAATCCGTTGAGCAGACACTGAGGGAAAGTGATCTTGCATACAAGGATCAATCTTTGACATTCAGATCATACAGCGTGAAGTTCTCGGAGTGCCCAATCTGTTCTTTTGCTATTGCCCGATCGACAAACTCCTTCACATCTCGATTCTTGTTTGAGAACTACACTTTGATAGTGAGCGAGTATCTAGATTCAAAACGCCTTCGTCAGATATTATCAGATTCTGTGGAAGAGATACACCGGTTGGCGGAGATTCCCGAAGAGGGGTACGACAAGGTCTTGCCTGTGTATGTCTTTGATCTGGATTACGACAAGCTCCTCTTGCTCGACCGGTACCACCAGGCCATTGCTTTCAGGGACATGGTGATCGCCGTGAGGACGAGGAGCTCACAGACAGTTAGCGACTACAGCTGCAATGGCCGACATGTGATAACACAAACCCGTAATCTGGACCGCCCAATTGTTGGTTCAGTCCTCCAGAGTATGTGGGGTGTCTCACCGACCCATCTGTCATGGAGCCCAGAGCATAACAGTACATTGGTAGATTACACTTGGAGTGTTGGACAAACTCCATTTGGTCCATTTGCAGAAACTCTGTCCCTCTCTTTTGTTCAAAGAGATGCAGCTCGGAGAAATGTTCTTCTTACCACATTGAATTATTCAATAACTAGTGCCATTGATGTATTGGCATCCATGGCAGCTCATGGTGGGGATAGGAAGCTTCTGAAGAAGAATAGGCATGCGGTGTTTGTGCAGAGGTGGAATCTGTTCAAGTACAAGCTCGAGAAGGTGGTTTCAGCTTTGTCCCATTTGGATTATGAGAAGGCTGTGTACTTTTTGAGGTCTTCAGATCATGACCTCTATGCCATACATACTTTAATCTATGAGGCATCACAGGA